One Mycolicibacterium sp. TUM20985 genomic window, CGGGCCACCGGCATCATGGTCACGACGCCGCTCGCACCCGGCGCGCCCAACCCGAACGGGACCCTCGTCGACGAGCGCACCTATGCGCCCTACCACCAGCACTTCCTGGTGGCGCGGCTCGACATGGACGTCGACGGTGAGGACAACACCGTGTTCATGTCGGAGTCCTACGCCGAGCCGATGGGCCCCGACAACCCGTACGGTCTGTCCCTCGTCACGCGAAACGTGCCACTGCGTACCGAGAGCGAGGGCAAGCAGGACTTCGACTTCGCCACGCAGCGGACGTGGAAGGTGGTCAACACCAACGTGACCAACGGCCTGGGCACCCATCCGGCGTACAAGCTGGTGCCGGGCGGTGCGATACCCCCAATGTTCGATCCCGAGTCGCCGGTGTTGAAGCGCGCCAACGTCATCGGTCACACGTTGTGGGTGACACCAAGTTCGGCCGAAGAGCGTTGGCCTGCAGGAGAATTCGTCAACCAGTCGGCCGAGGATACCGGCCTTGGCCAGTGGACCAGGGCCGACCGCTCCATCGCCGACACCGACGTCGTGCTCTGGTACGTGTTCGGGCTGCACCACATCACCCGGCCCGAGGACTGGCCGGTGATGCCGGTGGACATCGTGTCGTTCTGGCTCAAGCCGTTCGGCTTCTTCGACCGCAACCCGTCATTGGATGTACCGGCCACGAACTCCGACACCTGCCACGCCCACGATGACTGAACCCGGCCGACTAACCTCGGACCACGTGGATGCCGCCCTGCTTGAACGACCATCCGAGCTCACCACCGAATGGCTGACCACCGCGGTCGGGGCGGGGGAGGTCACCGGCTTCACGTTCGACCGGATCGGCACCGGTCAGATGAGTGAGTGCTACCGGGTCGCCCTCACCTACGCCGACGGGCAGCACGGTCCTCCGTCGGTGGTCCTGAAGGTGGCCGCGGCCGATCCCAGCAGTCGGCAGACCGGTTTGGCGATGGGCCTGTACGAGCGTGAGGTCCGGTTCTACACCGACGTCGCCCCCGGTTTGCAGGGCCCGGTCGCGCCGTGTCACCACGCCGCCTACGACCCGGCGACCGGCGTCTTCGACCTGGTGTTGGGTGACGCCGCTCCGGCCGTCGTCGGCAACGAGATCGACGGCGCGACCCTCCAGCAGGCCACCCTCGCGCTGACCGAGCTGGGCCATGTGCACGGGCCGCTGCTGGGCAACGCCGCCCTTGCCGGCGCCGAGTGGCTCAACCGCGAGACCCCGTTGAGCCAGAGTCTGATGGCCGCGCTGTATGCGGGGTTCGTCGACCGTTACCGCGATGACGTCGCCCCCGAACACCGCGAGGTGTGCGAGCGGCTGGTCGCGACGTTCGACGCCCACCTCGCCGCCCAGGCCGAGTCGGGCCTGCCGCAGGGGCTCATCCACGGCGACTATCGGCTGGACAACATGCTCTTCGGCGAGGCTGGCGCGGATCGCCCGCTGACGGTCGTCGACTGGCAGACCGTCACCTGGGGTCCGGCGTTCACCGACGTCGCCTACTTCCTCGGATGCGCGCTGCCGACGGAGCAGCGCCGCGAGCACGGTGACGCGCTGTTGCGCGCGTATCACGACGCACTCGGACCGGATGCGGGCGTCACGTTGGACGACGTCCGCGAGGGGGTGCGACGCCAGAGCTTCTTCGGCGTGATGATGGCGATCGTCTCACCGATGCTGGTCGAACGCACCGACCGCGGTGACCAGATGTTCATGACGATGATCGAGCGACACTGCGCGCACGTCCTGGACACCGACGCGCTCGCCGTCCTTCCCGCGCCATCGACGCCGGAACCCTTGCAGCCCAAAGCAGAAGACGAGGGTCCGCACGAGCCGACGGCCGAGGCGCTGTGGAGTGAGAGCTGGTACTTCGACTTCGCCGATCCCGGCCAGGACGTCGGCGGCTGGCTGCGGCTGGGCCTGATCCCCAACCAGGGCCACGCTTGGATCAACGCGCTGCTGTGCGGACCGGACATGCCGACCATCGCCGTCCTGGACTTCGAGGCGGCTCTGCCGGCGGACCACACCCACGTCCGCGGGGACGGAGTCGACCTCGAGCTCGAGTCCACCGTTCCGTTGCAGACCTACCGGGTCGCACTGCGGGGCCGGGGTCAGGCCTATGACGACCCTGCAGATCTGTTGCGGGGCAACCCCGGTCGTCCCGTCGACCTGGTCATGGATCTGGTGTGGACCACCGCCGGGGTTCCCTACCAGTACCGACTGTCCACCCGCTACGAGATCCCTTGCACCGTGTCGGGAACGGTGACCGCGGACGGCCGCACCATCGAGCTCGCCGACGTCGCGGGCCAGCGGGACCATTCGTGGGCGGCGCGGGACTGGTGGAGCATGGACTGGGTCTGGAGCGCACTGCATCTCGATGACGGCACCCACATCCACGGTCTCGACCTGAGGATCCCCGGCGCACCCCGGATGGCCGCCGGCTACGTCCAGCGCGCGGGTGACATCACGGAGTTGCAGACGGTCATCGCCCGGGAAGCGTTCGGCGAGAATGACTTACCGACCGGGACGACGCTCGAGATGTCTCCGGGCGACACCACGGCGACCATCGAGGTGCGAGGGCACGCCCCGGTATTGCTGACGTCCAGCGACGGTCGGGTCAGCAGCTTCCCCCGGGCCTGGGCCACCGTGACCACGTCCGACGGCCGCAGCGGTGTCGGCTGGCTCGAGTGGAACCGCAACCAGAATTGATGGTGCTCAAGTCGATCCTGCTCTTCGTGCTGGCGGCGTTGCTGGAGATCGGCGGCGCGTGGCTGGTCTGGCAGGGCATCCGGGAACACCGCGGCTGGGTGTGGATGGGCGCCGGGGTGCTCGCCCTGGGGGCCTACGGTTTCGTCGCCGCGTTCCAGCCCGACGCCAACTTCGGCCGGGTGCTGGCCGCGTACGGCGGGATCTTCATCGTCGGTTCGCTGTTGTGGGGCATGGTGGCCGACGGCTTCCGGCCGGATCGCTGGGACGTCACGGGCGCGGTCATCTGCCTGGTCGGAGTGGGCCTGATCATGTACGCCCCGCGCTAGCCGAGGTGCGCGCCGTCGTCGTCGAGGTCGTCCCGGCGGAGCCCCATGGGCGTCGCGCCGGGAATGTCGCCGCCACCGATCACCGCCCTGGTGATCGGGGTGAGCGTGCGGAACAGCAGGGTGAGTTCGGCGTCGTCGAGCGCGTCGAACGCAGGCAGCGCCAGCTCGTCCGTCGCGTCCTCGAGATGCTTCTTGAGGTCGCGTCCTGAATTGGTCAGTGCGCCTTGCTCGTCGACGATCCCGCGCGCCTCGAGCCGTTCGACGCAGCCCTGCCATTCCTCGTCGTCGTAGCGACGGCTGGCCATGATGAAGTCGCGGGGCACCCGATCGGCCGAGGCGTGCAGGACGTTGGAGTCCCGCCCGCCGATGCCGTTGGCGACGAGGACCGCCACGTGTGCGTCACCGCGCTGCTCGCGCAGCAGCGTAGTGGCATGCCAGAGCCGCGCCACGGGGTCGTCCGGCCATGGCAGAGCGCGGTTCGCGGCGAACAGCGGGCGGCCGTCCAACGGAGCGTGGACGGCGGCCTTGGCCAGCAGGTCGGCGGCGGTGCGCACCTGCTCGCCGTCGGTGACGCCACAGCGCTGAAGGGCGGCCACGGCCGACGTCTCACGCGCCTGCAGCGCGTCCGCCGGGCTGGCCAGGTCCCACGCCGCGGGCAGTGCGCGGGCCACGTGCGACGGCGCGAAGTTATAGAACACGGCGGTGACGACGTCGGCGGGGACCCGACCCAGCGGTGCGGACCTGGCCGCGAAGTAGCCCGTCCAGAAGCCGTGGAAACCCGCCTGCTCGAGCGCGTCGCGGGATTCGGGGGCGAAGTACGTCAGGGCGTGGACGGGTTCGAAGCGATCGAACAGTCGGCGGGCGGTCAGCGGCGTTCTGCTCATGCCGGCCCCTCGGACGAGCGGACGTCGGTCATGGCCTCGTCGATGATCTCGCGCATCGCGCGCTCCGCGGCCGCCTCATCGCGCAGCCGGATGGCCCTGGCGACCTCGTCGTGCAGAGCGATCGCGACGGGGTTGGGCTTCTCCGGCATCATCCCGTGCCGGGTGCGCCCGGTCAGCACCTCGGCGACGACGCCGTTGAGGGCGCGGAACATCTCGTTCCCACTGGCTTCCAGCAGGGTCTGATGAAAGACTTTGTCCGCCAATAGGTATGACTCCAGATCGCCTGATCGCCCATGCATGACCATGTCGGAGACGGCGGCCGCCATGATGCGGCACTGATGCGGATCGGCCCGGCGGGCGGCCAGCGCTGCCGCGGCCGGCTCGAAGCCACGGCGCAGTTCCGAGAACGACACCAGTTGGGCCGCGCGGTCCCCGGATTCGAGCCTCCATCGAATGACCCTGGGGTCGAAGACATTCCACCGACTTGCCGGCTGGATGGTGATGCCGACGCGCCGCCGCGAGGCCACCAGGCCCATCGATTCCAGGACCCGGACGGCTTCGCGGGCCACGCTGCGGGACACGCCGTATTGCGCGCCGACGCCCTCCAGGTTGATCACCCCACCCGCGGGTAGCGTGCCCGAGACGATCTCGGCACCGATCCCGGTCAGCACGTTGTCGTGCAGGGCGCTGACGTTTGCGGGTGCAGCCACGCATACATGTTGTCATACGGCGCGCCCGTTGGCTTAAAGACATATCTTTGGTCTCTGTGCTTGCAATAAGCAGATGATTGCGGCACGCTGTGTGATGCCAGGCACAACGGGGTACAGCGGACCGGGAGGTAGGCGATGGCGCCACCAATAGTGGTGATGGGTGTTTCGGGTTCCGGCAAGTCCGCCGTGGGTGCGGCCCTCGCGCAACGTCTGCGGGTGCCCTTCGCCGATGCGGACGACTTCCATCCCGAGGCCAATATCGCGAAGATGACTGCAGGCCACGCCCTCGACGACGCGGACCGACGACCGTGGCTCGACGCCATCGGGCGGTGGCTGGCCGATCACCCCGACGGTGGCGTGATGAGCTGCTCAGCGCTGAAGCGGGCCTACCGGGACCAGCTCCGCGGCCACTGCACCGACGTCGCATTCCTGCATCTCGCGGGAACGCCCGAGTTGATCGGCCGTAGGCAGGCGAGCCGGCCGGGCCACTTCATGCCGGCGTCGCTGTTGGCCTCGCAGTTCGCCACCCTCGAACCGTTGACCGCCGACGAGAACGGCGTCGACGTCAGCGTGGACCAGGACATCGATTCCATCATCGACGAATTCGTCACGCTGACTGAACGGGAGTTGTGATGATCAACGGCATTACCCTGCTCGCCGACGAGGCCCCGAAGCTCACCGAGCCGGTGGCCTCCGGCTGGCATCTGGTGCTGGCCTTCGCCGTAGGCATCGCCGTCATCGTCGTGTTGATCACGGTGGTCAAGCTGCACCCCTTCCTCTCGCTGATGTTCGGCGCGCTGACGGTGGGAATGGTCGCGGGAGAGAACCTCACCACCGTGCTGGCGTCGTTCACCAAGGGGTTCGGGGAGACCGCGGCGGGCGTCGGCATCCTCATCGCGTTGGGTGCGATGTTCGCCAAGCTGCTCGCCGACTCCGGTGGCGCCGACGAGATCGTCGACACCATCGTCGGGCACGCGTCGCCACGCATGCTGCCGTGGGCGATGGCGTTGGTCGGCGCGATCATCGGTCTCCCGATGTTCTTCGAGATCGGGCTGGTGCTGCTGATTCCGGTGATCTACCTGGTGTCGCGCCGTTCGCAGCTGTCCCTGATCACCGTCGGAATCCCGGCTCTGGCAGGGCTTTCCGCGATGCACGGGTTCGTGCCGCCACACCCCGGACCGCTGACCGCCGTCGGGCTGCTCAACGCCGACCTCGGCATCACGCTGGCCCTCGGTGTCATGGTCGCGATCCCGACCATCGTGCTGGCGGGCCCGCTGTTCGGGAAGTTGGCCGGGCGGTGGGTCGTCGTCGACGCGCCCGACACCTTCGACGCGGACCGCTTCGCCGAGGGTGAGACGCCTCGCCGACCGTCGTTCGCCATCACGCTGTTCAGCGTTCTGCTGCCGGTCGTGCTGATGCTGGGCAAGGCGCTGGTCGACATCTTCATCGACGACAAGGCGAATCTGCTCCGGCTGGTATTCGACACCCTCGGCACCCCTCTGATCGCGCTGCTCATTGCCGTCATCGTCGGCATGTTCACCCTTGGTCGAGGGGCCGGGATGGACCGCAACGCAATCACGAAGTGCATCGAGTCGGGGCTCCCGCCGGTCGCCGGCATCATCCTGATCGTCGCCGCGGGCGGCGGGTTCAAGCAGGTTCTCGTGGACACCGGGATCGGCACGCTGCTGGCCCGCTGGGCCGAGGGTGCCAATATCTCGGTGCTCATCCTGGCCTGGCTGATCGCAGTGCTGATCCGGCTCGCCACGGGTTCGGCCACGGTCGCGACGATCACCGCGTCCTCGCTGATCGTCCCGCTCGTCGCCGACATGCCGACCGGGCAGGTATCGCTGGTGGTCCTGGCCGTCGGCGCCGGCTCGCTGTTCTTCTCCCACGTCAACGACGCAGGCTTCTGGTTGGTCAATCAGTACTTCCGGCTCACCGTCGGTCAGACCATCAAGACCTGGTCGATCATGGAGACGGTGTTGTCGGTGAGCGGTCTCGGCGTCGTGCTGCTGCTGGACCTGGTGATCTGATGGCCGGCGGGCGGGCCTAGCCCTTCACGACCTGGGTACCGCCCGCCAGCTCGTCGTGCTTGCCCTGCTTGGTTGGGCTGCCACTGACGGTCACGGCGATGACGATGATCGCGATCACCCCGAGCAGGCCGCCGACGAACGGGATGACCGGCAGCAGCGTGAACGCGTTGCGGATGGCGGACTGCTTGAGGTCGGGCTTCGGGCCGCCCGCGGGCCCGTGGACGCTCATCCCGAGGACCTTCTTGCCGGGTGTCCAGCCCTGCGTGACTTCGAACGCCACGAAGTAGACGAACATCAGGACACCGGTGAAGAGACCGGTGACCGTCACGTTCGACAACGTGTCGGTGGCGATGCTGAGGACGACGCCGACGATGCCGACGAGTAGACCGTCGATCACCCTGGCGAAGAACCGGGGGAGCAGTGCACCCGGCTCGACGCGGTGGTATCGGGAGTCGCCGTACTGGGGTTCGTAGCCGCCGGTAGTCACGCGCTCAATCTACCGGCGGCCACGCCCTCAACGGGTGCGCTTCTCGAGCTCCTTCTGCGCACGCTTGACGTCCTTGCGGGCCCGGTTGGCCTGGGCGCGGCTCGCGGCGGCCAATTCGTCCCGGCGGTCGCGGGCGGCGTTGGCCAGCTCGGGCGCGCGATCGCGGGCCACGTCGACCAGGTGCGTGCTGTGCTTTTGCGCGAGCTCGGCGAATTCAGCACTGCGGTCCTGGGTGAGCGCGGCGATCTCCTCGGCCCGCTTGCGCGCCTTCTTGGCGATCTGGGGGGCACGCTCGCGCGCTACCTCGGCGAACTCCGTACCACGCTCGACCCCGACGCCGGCGAGTACGGCGCCCCGCTCCAGCGCGACGTGGGCCAAGTCCCGGCCGCGTTCCGCGCCGACGTGCAGACCCCCTCCGACGCGGTCGACCAACTCGCTGTCGATGAGCGCGTTCGGCGCATCGGGCGTGCTCGGCAGGACGCCGGACACCCGCTCGGACACCTTGCGCGCGGCACGGCGGCCACGCCACCCCAGCGAGGGCCTGCCCTCGGTGTCGACCGAGGCGATGATCAGGCCGCCGATCAGGCCGACGTCCGTGAGCAGCGCGCGCCGCTCGACGGCCTTCCGCTCGGCATCGTCCTCATTCCAAAAGGCATGGGCACCAAGGCTTCCCGGGACCACGCTGATTGCGAGGGCGGCCGATGCGAGGCGCGGCAGACGGCCCGTGGCGAGGAGGAGGCCCGCGCCGATCTGGACGCCTGCAGTCACCTTGGCGACGGTCTCGGCGTTGGTGGGCACGTTGGGGCCGACGGGGTCGGGCAGCTTGGCGAGGCCCTCCAGGGTGGGACGGGCGGCGTCAGCAGCTGGCTTGGGACTCCGCAGCGCCTCTACACCACGGGTGATGAAGGTGGTGGCCAGCATGGGACGCGCGATTCGACGGATCAACATGCGCGGAAGATACCCGGTAAAGCCCCTTTCAAACCCCGGAACGGTCGTCCGTGGTCAGGCCGATTCGAGTCCTGCCAGGAGCATCTGGGCGAGCCGAGTGGCCAGACAGGCGTTCGCCGCCACGAGCCATTTCATCGAGGCAGCTTCGCACTAGGGTGGACCTTTCACATCGAAGGAGGACGGCGTGGCCCTCGTCGCAGGAATCGACTCGTCCACCCAGTCGTGCAAGGTGCTCATCTGCGAGGCCGACACCGGTGAGACCGTGCGCTCGGGTTCTGCACCTCACCCCGGCGGCACCGAGGTCGACCCGGCGGCGTGGTGGGCAGCGCTCGGTGATGCCGCGGCCGAGGCCGGCGGTCTCGATGACGTCGCTGCCATCTCTGTCGGCGCGCAGCAACACGGCATGGTGTGTCTGGACGAGGCGGGAGACGTCGTACGAGATGCATTGTTGTGGAACGACACTCGATCGAGCGCCGCCGCCGAGGCGTTGGTCGAGGAGCTTGGCGGGCCCGCGGAGTGGGCAGCCCGGATCGGGGTGGTGCCCGTGGCGTCGATCACGGCGACCAAGCTGCGGTGGCTGGCCGACAACGAACCCCGCAACGCCGATGCGACCGCCGCCGTGTGTCTACCCCATGACTGGCTGACGTGGCGGTTGAGTGGATCGACCGACGTCGCCGACGTCCGCACCGATCGCAGTGACGCCAGCGGGACCGGTTACTTCGCCGCGGAGGACAGCAGCTATCAGCCCGATCTGCTCCAACTGGCCATGCGCGGTCGTCGGCCCACCGTGCCGCCGGTGCTCGGGCCGTACGACGCGGCCGGTCGGTCCACGACGGGAGCCGTACTCGGTCCCGGGGCGGGCGACAACGCCGCGGCGGCGCTCGGTCTCGGGGTCGGTCCGGGGGACTGCGTCGTGTCGCTGGGCACCTCGGGTGTGGTCAGCGCGGTGGGCGATGCCGCTCCCCATGATGCCGCCGGGCTGGTCGCCGGGTTCGCCGACGCCACGGGGCGTCAGCTTCCCCTGGTGTGCACGCTCAACGGCGCACCGGTCCTGGCCGCGGTGGCGAGGATGCTGGGTGTGGACTTCGACGAGTTCGACCGGTTGGCGCTCTCCGCGGCGCCGGGTGCCGACGGGCTGACGCTGGTGCCGTACTTCGACGGTGAACGATCACCCAACCTGCCGGAGGCGGCGGGCGCGCTGCACGGCGTCACGACCCGAAACCTGGGGCCCGCCAACGTCGCTCGCGCAGCGGTCGAGGGTTTACTTGCGTCGATCGAGTTCTGCGTCGAGCAGATCGCGGGTCAGGGCATCGAGGTGGGCCGCGTGATCATGGTTGGGGGAGGCGCTCGCTCGGAGGCGATTCGCCGCATCGCCCCCGCGGTTCTCGGCAAGCCCGTGCAGGTGCCGACCCCCGGGGAGTACGTCGCGCTCGGCGCCGCTCGGCAGGCGGCGTGGACCCTGTCCGGAGAGGACGCGCCACCGTCGTGGAACTACGGGGTGACGGAGTCCTACACCGCCGATCCGACGCCAGGGGTCCTGGACCGCTACCGGGCGGCGCAATCCCTGACGTTAGGCCAGCGCCGCGTCTGATGCGGCCGACGTCACGTCCGCGACCGCAGGACTGCGTCCGCCTCATCACCGCCGTGGACCACCGCGCGGGCGAGGTCGGACAGGGCGCGCCGGGTGTTTCGCGCATGCGCACGCAGGGACGTGAACGCCTCGTCCATGTCCACGTTGCCTCGTTCGGCGAGCACACCCTTCGCCTGCTCGATGATCAACCGCGTCTTCAGCGCGGTCTGCAACTGAGCGTTCAGCTCCGCGGAATGGGATATCTCCCGCTGGTGCAGAATGCCGATCGTCGCGATGTCGGCGAGGGCCTGAGCGATGGCGACGTCACCCGCAGACATGGGACCTGGGCTGCGGCTGAACAGGTTCAGCGTGCCGATCCGCTCGTCGCGGAGCCTCATCGGCAGCGCGGCCACGGACCGGAACCCGTGTTCGTCGGCGCGGATGGCGAAGGCCGGCCATCGTTCCGGCCCCGTGCGCAGGTCGTCCACCAACACCGGTTCGCCAGTGCGGTAGACGTGCAGACAGGGTCCGGCGTCGGCGTGGAGTTGTAGGAGTTCCAGCATCCGGGCCTCCTCGCTGCTCGAGGCGAGTACCCGCGGACCGCCCTCATCGGCGAGCACGATCCCGGCCGCGTCCACGGGAAGCAGGCTCACCGAGTAGTCGA contains:
- a CDS encoding GntP family permease, which encodes MINGITLLADEAPKLTEPVASGWHLVLAFAVGIAVIVVLITVVKLHPFLSLMFGALTVGMVAGENLTTVLASFTKGFGETAAGVGILIALGAMFAKLLADSGGADEIVDTIVGHASPRMLPWAMALVGAIIGLPMFFEIGLVLLIPVIYLVSRRSQLSLITVGIPALAGLSAMHGFVPPHPGPLTAVGLLNADLGITLALGVMVAIPTIVLAGPLFGKLAGRWVVVDAPDTFDADRFAEGETPRRPSFAITLFSVLLPVVLMLGKALVDIFIDDKANLLRLVFDTLGTPLIALLIAVIVGMFTLGRGAGMDRNAITKCIESGLPPVAGIILIVAAGGGFKQVLVDTGIGTLLARWAEGANISVLILAWLIAVLIRLATGSATVATITASSLIVPLVADMPTGQVSLVVLAVGAGSLFFSHVNDAGFWLVNQYFRLTVGQTIKTWSIMETVLSVSGLGVVLLLDLVI
- a CDS encoding RDD family protein; this encodes MTTGGYEPQYGDSRYHRVEPGALLPRFFARVIDGLLVGIVGVVLSIATDTLSNVTVTGLFTGVLMFVYFVAFEVTQGWTPGKKVLGMSVHGPAGGPKPDLKQSAIRNAFTLLPVIPFVGGLLGVIAIIVIAVTVSGSPTKQGKHDELAGGTQVVKG
- a CDS encoding FadR/GntR family transcriptional regulator — translated: MAAPANVSALHDNVLTGIGAEIVSGTLPAGGVINLEGVGAQYGVSRSVAREAVRVLESMGLVASRRRVGITIQPASRWNVFDPRVIRWRLESGDRAAQLVSFSELRRGFEPAAAALAARRADPHQCRIMAAAVSDMVMHGRSGDLESYLLADKVFHQTLLEASGNEMFRALNGVVAEVLTGRTRHGMMPEKPNPVAIALHDEVARAIRLRDEAAAERAMREIIDEAMTDVRSSEGPA
- a CDS encoding DUF7064 domain-containing protein; amino-acid sequence: MTEPGRLTSDHVDAALLERPSELTTEWLTTAVGAGEVTGFTFDRIGTGQMSECYRVALTYADGQHGPPSVVLKVAAADPSSRQTGLAMGLYEREVRFYTDVAPGLQGPVAPCHHAAYDPATGVFDLVLGDAAPAVVGNEIDGATLQQATLALTELGHVHGPLLGNAALAGAEWLNRETPLSQSLMAALYAGFVDRYRDDVAPEHREVCERLVATFDAHLAAQAESGLPQGLIHGDYRLDNMLFGEAGADRPLTVVDWQTVTWGPAFTDVAYFLGCALPTEQRREHGDALLRAYHDALGPDAGVTLDDVREGVRRQSFFGVMMAIVSPMLVERTDRGDQMFMTMIERHCAHVLDTDALAVLPAPSTPEPLQPKAEDEGPHEPTAEALWSESWYFDFADPGQDVGGWLRLGLIPNQGHAWINALLCGPDMPTIAVLDFEAALPADHTHVRGDGVDLELESTVPLQTYRVALRGRGQAYDDPADLLRGNPGRPVDLVMDLVWTTAGVPYQYRLSTRYEIPCTVSGTVTADGRTIELADVAGQRDHSWAARDWWSMDWVWSALHLDDGTHIHGLDLRIPGAPRMAAGYVQRAGDITELQTVIAREAFGENDLPTGTTLEMSPGDTTATIEVRGHAPVLLTSSDGRVSSFPRAWATVTTSDGRSGVGWLEWNRNQN
- a CDS encoding DoxX family membrane protein — encoded protein: MLIRRIARPMLATTFITRGVEALRSPKPAADAARPTLEGLAKLPDPVGPNVPTNAETVAKVTAGVQIGAGLLLATGRLPRLASAALAISVVPGSLGAHAFWNEDDAERKAVERRALLTDVGLIGGLIIASVDTEGRPSLGWRGRRAARKVSERVSGVLPSTPDAPNALIDSELVDRVGGGLHVGAERGRDLAHVALERGAVLAGVGVERGTEFAEVARERAPQIAKKARKRAEEIAALTQDRSAEFAELAQKHSTHLVDVARDRAPELANAARDRRDELAAASRAQANRARKDVKRAQKELEKRTR
- a CDS encoding YnfA family protein; the encoded protein is MVLKSILLFVLAALLEIGGAWLVWQGIREHRGWVWMGAGVLALGAYGFVAAFQPDANFGRVLAAYGGIFIVGSLLWGMVADGFRPDRWDVTGAVICLVGVGLIMYAPR
- a CDS encoding SCO6745 family protein, which codes for MSRTPLTARRLFDRFEPVHALTYFAPESRDALEQAGFHGFWTGYFAARSAPLGRVPADVVTAVFYNFAPSHVARALPAAWDLASPADALQARETSAVAALQRCGVTDGEQVRTAADLLAKAAVHAPLDGRPLFAANRALPWPDDPVARLWHATTLLREQRGDAHVAVLVANGIGGRDSNVLHASADRVPRDFIMASRRYDDEEWQGCVERLEARGIVDEQGALTNSGRDLKKHLEDATDELALPAFDALDDAELTLLFRTLTPITRAVIGGGDIPGATPMGLRRDDLDDDGAHLG
- a CDS encoding gluconokinase, which gives rise to MAPPIVVMGVSGSGKSAVGAALAQRLRVPFADADDFHPEANIAKMTAGHALDDADRRPWLDAIGRWLADHPDGGVMSCSALKRAYRDQLRGHCTDVAFLHLAGTPELIGRRQASRPGHFMPASLLASQFATLEPLTADENGVDVSVDQDIDSIIDEFVTLTEREL
- a CDS encoding xylulokinase is translated as MALVAGIDSSTQSCKVLICEADTGETVRSGSAPHPGGTEVDPAAWWAALGDAAAEAGGLDDVAAISVGAQQHGMVCLDEAGDVVRDALLWNDTRSSAAAEALVEELGGPAEWAARIGVVPVASITATKLRWLADNEPRNADATAAVCLPHDWLTWRLSGSTDVADVRTDRSDASGTGYFAAEDSSYQPDLLQLAMRGRRPTVPPVLGPYDAAGRSTTGAVLGPGAGDNAAAALGLGVGPGDCVVSLGTSGVVSAVGDAAPHDAAGLVAGFADATGRQLPLVCTLNGAPVLAAVARMLGVDFDEFDRLALSAAPGADGLTLVPYFDGERSPNLPEAAGALHGVTTRNLGPANVARAAVEGLLASIEFCVEQIAGQGIEVGRVIMVGGGARSEAIRRIAPAVLGKPVQVPTPGEYVALGAARQAAWTLSGEDAPPSWNYGVTESYTADPTPGVLDRYRAAQSLTLGQRRV
- a CDS encoding GAF and ANTAR domain-containing protein, giving the protein MDRYQLLASAFVDLADTLTEDYDVAELTQQLIDYSVSLLPVDAAGIVLADEGGPRVLASSSEEARMLELLQLHADAGPCLHVYRTGEPVLVDDLRTGPERWPAFAIRADEHGFRSVAALPMRLRDERIGTLNLFSRSPGPMSAGDVAIAQALADIATIGILHQREISHSAELNAQLQTALKTRLIIEQAKGVLAERGNVDMDEAFTSLRAHARNTRRALSDLARAVVHGGDEADAVLRSRT